The Cohaesibacter gelatinilyticus genome contains the following window.
ATCGATGCACATGAAGGTGCAAACATTCGGGCATTTGGCCCCGCTCCAGCTGTCAAACGAATGACACTTTGCGATATCCATTTCCATGAAAATGCCGAGCATAAAGGCGGTGAATTCACCACTTATGCCGGAAATGGAGACGGACATGGATATGGCACCGGCTTCAAATATGACAAGAAACTGAGTGATGCGGAACTGGCACCAATCGACATGACAGTCGGCAAAAGCGAGCACGGCGACCTACAGCCAGGCGACACGATTGAAATCCATTTCGTACATTCAACAGCGCAAGCAACATTGGGGTCCGGCCTCGGAACCTGCCTGAGCAAAACGATCGGCAATCCACAGCTGCGCGTGGAAGCTGTCATCGGCGTTCTCGTCTCTGAAGGGGGAGCTGATTTCCAGAAAATGGCTTCCATCAGGAAAAGCGGTGGTCTGAACCAGGTGCCACAATTGCCAAACAACCTTGGCACACCAGTCGTTTACAATGGATCAACCACCGGCCCCGGCTACAACGAAAAAGGCTCTCCATTTCAGGTAACCTGGAGCGTGCGTCCGAAAGTCGTCAAACTCAATATCGCATCGGTGGACGCCTGGTTGAAAGACAATCCGTTTAACGAAGATCATGCCCACGGCGTGCGCAATCTGGTTACAAATCAGAATTTGTTGTCAAAAATCAACTGACATATGGTTAGCAAGGGGCGGGCTCCCCGCCCCTCACTCCTGCAGCACACCCTTATTCCGGGCCAGAATGTCAATCAGCTTTTCATAGACCGCGCGGACGCGGGGAGACGTCGGGCTTTGGTCGTGGAGCAGCAGCCAGAGATCCATTTTCAGCGGTGGCACATCGCGCAGGATGGGATGCAGGCCCTCTGGTCGGGCGGCGAAAGTGGGGAGCACGGCGATGCCATAGCCATGGCGGGCGGCTTCCAGATGGGCGGTGAGGGAATCCAAGAATAGCGAGGGGTAAAACTCGGCCGAGATGGATTGCAGCCATGCGGACATGGTCAGAAAGTTCAGATCCTCTGGCCAGCCAATGATGCGGTGAGCGGCCAGATCCTGCGCCTTGGCAGGTTCTCCATGACGCTCGATATAGGCCTTTGAGGCAAAGAGGCCGAAATCCACCCGCCCCACCTGACGAATACGGTAATTGCCCTTCTCCGGCCGCACCAAGCGCAGCACGATGTCCGATTCCTGACTGCGCAGGCGCACGGGCAACACGCTGGAGCGAAAATCCATGCGAATGTCCGGATAGTCATCAAAGAAATCCTGCAGGCCGGGCAAGATGATTTTCTGGCCCAAAAGCTCTGGCAGATCCACCCGCACCAGACCGGA
Protein-coding sequences here:
- a CDS encoding delta-class carbonic anhydrase, yielding MFGKLLLLGTSVLISSSAVLAASNHATVSDEVIAKQRETLAIATKGKGYGPQSPRDIDAHEGANIRAFGPAPAVKRMTLCDIHFHENAEHKGGEFTTYAGNGDGHGYGTGFKYDKKLSDAELAPIDMTVGKSEHGDLQPGDTIEIHFVHSTAQATLGSGLGTCLSKTIGNPQLRVEAVIGVLVSEGGADFQKMASIRKSGGLNQVPQLPNNLGTPVVYNGSTTGPGYNEKGSPFQVTWSVRPKVVKLNIASVDAWLKDNPFNEDHAHGVRNLVTNQNLLSKIN
- a CDS encoding LysR family transcriptional regulator; amino-acid sequence: MGAKVIRMNWNDLKFFLAVARAKSLSESARKLGVSTSTVSRRIVVLEADLQSNLFRHHHDGYELTLAGVELLEPAEKAEAQMRLLERSALRQEGHLSGLVRVDLPELLGQKIILPGLQDFFDDYPDIRMDFRSSVLPVRLRSQESDIVLRLVRPEKGNYRIRQVGRVDFGLFASKAYIERHGEPAKAQDLAAHRIIGWPEDLNFLTMSAWLQSISAEFYPSLFLDSLTAHLEAARHGYGIAVLPTFAARPEGLHPILRDVPPLKMDLWLLLHDQSPTSPRVRAVYEKLIDILARNKGVLQE